The Anabaena sp. PCC 7108 region CAGCCAACACAGGCAGAAATTGTGCTGCAACTGGCATAAATTTGAGTTCGGGAAACAGAAAATCAACTTGAATGCGAGTCATGCCATCAGCTAAAGCAGATTTTACAGCTTCACAGGATTGAGCGATCGCATCTTCTAAAGTTTTGGGTAGTTCTGGCATAATTTAGATATTAGATCAAGTTTCTGGGTCAATACTCAATTCTCTCAGTTTGGCGGCTAGACGTTCAGATTTTTGTTTTTCCTTAGGACTAAAGCTGCGTGTCACACCAAAAATCTATTGTAGGGTGTGGTTCTGCAAGCTCACCAACCACGTCAGATATCAAAAATCTGTTTATTTACTAGATTTATGCAGTAGTAAAGCACCCTACCAATGTGCCAGTTGCGTAAGTCCTGTTCCTGTTTCTATTGCTGCTTTCGGTGTAGGTATTAGCTGTGCTTGTGGGGTAATCAGGTAGAATCCTGGACATCCTGATATGGCTACGCCACGCTACGCTATCAGACAATTATATTGTTCAACTCTTTAATAATTCCACATTTACCAATCTCTGCAAAACTTGTTTTAACACCATCGCTGTCCAATCAATATCAGCTGCTGTCGTCTGTTTTCCCAAAGTTAACCGAATTCCCGATAAAGCTGCTTTTTCAGAATAACCCATTGCTAATAAAATCGGACTGGGGCTTAATTTTCCACTATGACAAGCAGCACCGGCACTAATACCAATTCCCGCCAAGTTTAGCTGACGTACCAATGTTTTACCGCTGATTTTTTCCCCGTCGGCGTATTTTAAATAAAAACTGAGATGATGAGGAAGACGATGTATTAAATCACCTGTAGGCATTAAACCAGGAATGTCTGCTAATTTAGTAAAAAGGCGATCGCGCAATCCCATCAATCTTAACCTTTCTTCCACCAATTCTTGCGCTGCTAATTCCGCAGCCACTCCAAAACTCGCAATAGCGGGTGTTGCTTGCGTCCCCGAACGCAGTCCTCTTTCTTGTCCACCTCCCCCCACCAAAGGCATTAAATCCACACCAGGACGGACATACAACGCCCCTGCACCCAAAGCACCATATAATTTATGACTAGATAGACTTAGTAAATCTACAGGTAAAGTTTGCACATCTATAGGTAAACGTCCGGCAACTTGGACTGCATCTGTGTGAAATAAAGCACCATAAATTTTAGCAATTTTACTCAATTCCGCAATCGGTTGTACCGTCCCAACTTCACTTTGTCCGTAAATCACGGAAACTAAAACCGTGTTATGACGCAAAGCTGCTTGTAAATCTAGGGGATTGACTCTACCTTGATGATCAACACCTAACCGGGTGACATCCCAACCCCAACTTTCTAACATTCGTGCTGGTTCAGAAATGGCAGAATGTTCGACACTAGAAATAATTAGATGTTGGGGGGAAGTGTAACATCGCGCTATCCCCATTATTGCCAAATTGTCTGCTTCGGTTCCCCCAGAAGTAAAGATAATTGATTCAGGAAGGGCGTTAATTAATCCTGCAACTTGCATTCTCGCCTGTTCCACAACCAAGGCTGAACGGTTGCCCCATTCATGTAAACTGGAAGGATTACCCCACTCTTGGGAGAGAACTGCTTGCATGATGGCGATCGCTTCTGGACGAGTAGGAGTAGTTGCACTGTAATCTAGATATATTTGCATAAAATCAATAATTGAGTTATACCAGGTTCGTCTATTTATTTACCTATGACTTACGCAACTGGCACATTAGTAAGGTGCGTCAGATGTCAAAAATTTGCTTATTTACTAGATTTATGCAGTAGTAAAGCACCCTACAATAGATTTTTGGTGTGACACACAGCTTTAGTCCTATTACCAAAGAATAATTTCCCCATCTCCGTATTACTGAGTCAGTCCTAAATGCGGATCTATGCCATTTTGACGCAGTGGGTTTTCTATATAATTCGACATACACCTTTTGGGGAATAATAAATACATTAACCCTTAATTCACTTTGATCAGATTACCGTGTCTATTTTCCCTCACAAAAGATATTTATCTTATATTTTTTTATTAATCTTCACTCTTTTTGGTTGTCAAAAAGTCCAGTCTTCAAATCAGCGT contains the following coding sequences:
- a CDS encoding cysteine desulfurase family protein translates to MQIYLDYSATTPTRPEAIAIMQAVLSQEWGNPSSLHEWGNRSALVVEQARMQVAGLINALPESIIFTSGGTEADNLAIMGIARCYTSPQHLIISSVEHSAISEPARMLESWGWDVTRLGVDHQGRVNPLDLQAALRHNTVLVSVIYGQSEVGTVQPIAELSKIAKIYGALFHTDAVQVAGRLPIDVQTLPVDLLSLSSHKLYGALGAGALYVRPGVDLMPLVGGGGQERGLRSGTQATPAIASFGVAAELAAQELVEERLRLMGLRDRLFTKLADIPGLMPTGDLIHRLPHHLSFYLKYADGEKISGKTLVRQLNLAGIGISAGAACHSGKLSPSPILLAMGYSEKAALSGIRLTLGKQTTAADIDWTAMVLKQVLQRLVNVELLKS